The Desulfatibacillum aliphaticivorans DSM 15576 DNA window GAGTGTCCGTTGGCCAAGGCCGCATGGGCGGCCGCCAAACGTGCAATGGGCACCCGGTAAGGGGAACAACTTACATAGTCGAGTCCAATGGAATCGCAGAACCAGACGGACTTGGGATCGCCGCCGTGCTCGCCGCAGATTCCGATTTTCAGCTTGGGACGCGTGGTGCGGCCGCGTTCCGTGCCGATTTTCATGAGTTCGCCCACGCCGGTCTGATCAACGGATTGGAAAGGATCGTGGGCAAGAATTTTTCTTTCCAGATAATGAGGCAGGAAGGTGCCTGCGTCGTCCCTGGAGTAGCCGAAGGTCATCTGGGTCAGGTCGTTGGTTCCAAAGGAGAAGAACTCGGCCTGCTGGGCGATCTGGTCGGCGATGAGGCAGGCCCTGGGGATTTCGATCATGGTGCCTACCATATATTTAAAGGTAATGCCTTTTTCGTCCATGACTTTGGCGGCCTGCTGGTCGATGATGGCCTTTTGATTTTCAAATTCACCCACAGTCCCCACCAGGGGCACCATGACTTCGGGCTTGACCTTGATGTCTTCGGCCCAGCAGTCGGCGGCCGCTTCAAAGATAGCCCTTGCCTGCATGGCGGTGATTTCAGGAAAGATGGTTCCCAGACGGCAGCCCCGATGTCCCAACATGGGGTTGAACTCGGTCAGGGATTCGGCCTTGGCGGCGATCCTTCTTTCCGTGGTATTTAAGCGAGAGGCCATTTCCTTTTGGGCTTCGTCGTCGTGGGGCAGGAACTCGTGCAGGGGCGGATCAAGCAGGCGGATGGTCACGGGGCGGTTGCCCATGGCCTTGAAGATTCCTGTGAAATCCTGGCGCTGCATGGGCAGGAGCTTCCTGAGCGCCGCCTTGCGGCCTTCGATGTCTTCCGCCATGATCATTTCGCGCATGGCCCAAATACGGTCGCCGAAGAACATGTGCTCGGTGCGGGTCAGGCCAATTCCCTGGGCGCCGAAGGCCACGGCCGCGGCCGCGTCTTCGGGAGTGTCCGCGTTGGTGCGGATCTTCAGGGTCCGGACTTTGTCGGCCCAGGTCATGAGGGTGCGGTATTCCTTGTGGCTCAGGGGATCCACTTCCACCAGGTCCAGCTGGCCTTCATAGATCACGCCCTTGGTGCCGTTCATGGTAATCCAGTCGCCTTCCTTGAGAACCTTGTCCCCAAAGGTTACGGTCTTGGCTTTCATGTCGATTTCCATGGCCGAGCAGCCCACGATGCAGCACTTGCCCCAACCGCGGGCGACCAAAGCCGCGTGGCTGGTCATGCCGCCCTTGGAGGTCAGGATGGCCTGGGCGGGCTTCATGCCGTGCACGTCTTCGGGGGAGGTCTCTTCCCTAACCAGGATGACCCGTCTTCCCTGTTCGCCCAACTCCATGGCCTTGTCCGCCGTCAGGACGATCTTGCCGATGGCGCCGCCGGGGCCGGCCGGAAGGCCTTTGCCCAGCTTTTCAGCGAGTTTTTCCGCTTCCGGGTCCACCATGGGATGGAGCATTTCCTCCACCTGCTCGGGCTTGACCCTCTTGAGTGCGGTGTCTTTGTCGATAAGGCCGGATTTGGCCATGTCCACGGCCATTTTAATGGCCGCCGGGCCGTTGCGCTTGCCCACACGGGTTTGCAACATATATAAAACGTTGTCTTCGATGGTGAATTCCAGGTCCTGCATGTCGCGGTAATGGGTCTCCAGCTTCTCGCGGATGTCCATCAGGTCCTGGTACAGCTTGGGCATGGCTTCTTCCAGGGTGGGAAGATCCTTGTTGGCGTCGGTTTTTGCAAGTTTGTTGATAGCGTAAGGAGTGCGGATGCCCGCCACCACGTCTTCGCCCTGGGCGTTAATCAGCCATTCGCCGTAGAGATTGTTGTCGCCCGTGGCGGGGTTGCGGGTGAAAGCCACGCCGGTGGCGGATTTGTCGCCGGTATTCCCGAACACCATGGCCTGCACGTTGACCGCCGTTCCCCAATCGTCGGGGAGGTTTTCAATACGGCGGTAAGCCAGGGCGCGCTTCCCGTTCCAGGACAGGAAGACGGCCCCGATGGCGCCCCAAAGCTGCTTCATGGGATCGTCCGGGAATTCGGCGCCCAGAACTTCCTTTACCTTTACTTTATAGGCTGCGCAAAGCTTCCTCAGGTCGTCTTCGGAAAGCTCCGTGTCATTCACATATCCGTTTTTCTTTTTAACGGCTTCCAGCATGTGCTCAAGCTGGTTGCGAATGCTGTCGCCGTCTTCCGGCTCAATGCCTTCGGCCTTTTCCATAACCACGTCGGAGTACATGGCGATGAGCCTGCGATAGGCGTCATATACAAAACGGGGATTCTGGGTTTTGGCGATCATCCCCGGAATGGTTTCTTCGGTCAGGCCCACATTCAGGACGGTTTCCATCATGCCGGGCATGGAGGCGCGAGCGCCGGAGCGTACGCTTACGAGCAGGGGATCAACTGGGTCCCCAAATTTCTTTTTGGCCAGCTCTTCAAGCCGGCGGAGGTTCACTTCCACTTCCTTTTCCAAAGACTTGGGGTACTCGCGGTTGCGCTTGTTAAACTCGTTACATAATTCGGTGGTCAAGGTAAAACCAGGCGGCACAGGAAGGCCGAGATTAACCATTTCGGCGATGTTGGCTCCCTTGCCGCCTAAGAGGTTGTTCATGTCGGCGCGCCCTTGCGCCATGCCTCCCCCGAAAAAGTATACGTATTGCTGCTTCATCCCTTAGCTCCTTATTTTTATTTGGCTTTCGTAGCCAGAAATACAGGTTGATCTATGTGGCATATAAGTAGGCTTTTTTCAACCAAAATGGTCTGTGTCAAGCCCTCGACCCGAACATCCTTTTCACGCCCCCATTTCAATCATTGGAAAAGATTTGGACAACCATTTAATTTTTATTAGAAAAAAGTTTCACGACCGTAAATGCCGCCAATCCGGCAAGCCGTCCGGAAAACCTGTAAGCAGGTTCCGCAATTCTGATTTTTCCACGCCCGGGTTAAAAAATCAAAACCGGGGGCCGGTCTAAAGCCGAAACTCATCCCGAAGGATATGGGTAAAAAAATCCCCAAAAAATCCTGAAAAATTCTGAATTGGCCGATTAATTATCCTTTATGCGTATATTCGCCGCATGAGTCAAGCGCTGATCCATTTTTTTTGAAAAACCCCTTGACGCCGTCCTGAAAACAGAGTAATAGATTTATCAAACTTTGATTGTGCAGCCTATTTTTTTCGGCGGGCAATCAGGATCATTTGGACTAATCCTTTCCGGCGGTCTGTTTTCCAGGCTTCCGGAATATTTTCGGCCCAATAAGTTAGATTATTCTAACTTATTGGGCCAACTACAGAGCAGGACGGGACAAGTCAGAGGCGCTCCAACCGAGCCCCGGAGGTGTTGCTTTTATGAAAAAAGCGTTTGCAGATGCGGAAGCCTTTAATGGCTCAAATTCGTGCAGCGATCCTTTTGGGCAGGCGTGGCCGGACCAGCGCGGCACGGTCAATTGCGGATCCCGGTTAAGGCGCCGCAGGATATTCCCCAAAGGCAAGGCGGAGCCGGAAGCGGCATCCCGGCAGTCCGAATAATCCTACGCTGGTAGTTCGTTTTGTAAACTGCCCCTCGCAACACTACAGGCGGTCCATGCATAAGGTTGTGAGGCCCGCTTGGCGAAGCGAGTCTGTAAAGGAAACGAGGAAATGCGCCAAGGAGTGACTAACAATACTATAAAGGTGGAAATACGGGAGGACGTTCTGGTTCGCCTCCTGTCCCGGGGCGCCGTCTGCGCGGTGGACTTCCGCTGCCTGGATTGCCGTTCAAGGCAAAGCCTCCGCCGCTTATGCTTGGAAAGCTGCAAGGACGGAGACCCGCCCTAAAACGTTTTTCCTGGGCTCCCCAATCCGTGCGGGATTCAGCCCGCCCGGCATGGGGTCAAATCTACGTTTGACGTTTGAGAAGCAATACTCAAGATAAAGGGCCAAATCCAGGCTTGGCCCCATTTGCCCGATTTCCCCTGATTTTTACGGCTATTCAGGGGAATGTCAGAACCGCCGTATCCGGTCAATGCGGCGTATAGGCTGTGCCCGCCCCTGAGCCCCTTGCTCTCTTGCACAGCCTAAAGCCCTTGCCGGCCGCTTGAGCCCCCGAATCAGCGGCCGGCAGGGGCTTTTTTATGTTGACCATGCTCGCTCGTTGCCACGGCCTCCTCTTATCAAAAAAGATTCAAACCACGGAAAACACGGAAGGCGCTGAAAACAATATTTCCGTGCGCTTCGTGTCTTCAGCGGTTAAAATTATCTATAAATCAAGATGGTTAAGTCTCGAAAATTTAAATTTTGGTCAGATGCCATGCTGTTTTAGGAGTTCTTCAATCGCCCCAATCACCTCATCCGTTTTTTCCAGGTGGGGCATGTGGCCGCAGTCTTTGAGGATGAGCATTTGGGAGGGGCCGGCGGCCTTGCCGGCGATGAATTCCGGGAAGGCCCGGGACCCGTACTCGTCCTTGTCCCCGTGGATGGCCAGCACGGGACAGAAGACTTTTTTCATGCAATCTTCCAGGCTCCAGTTCGCAAAATCGGGCGAAAGCCACGTATCGGTCCAGGCCCTTAATACCCACAGTGCCTTTTTGCCGTGCCATTTTTTCAGGCGCTCCATTTGGCCGGGTTTTTCAAAGCCCTTTTGCACTTTGATGATGCCCTGCCTGGTGAGGTCCTCCACAAAAGCCTGGGAGGCCGCCGTCACCACGCCTTGGCAGTCCTTATCCCGGGCCGCGATGTTGCAGGCCATGCCTCCGCCCACGCTATGTCCGAACAGGACGTATTTTTTGATGGAAAGCCCGGATTTGACCCACGGGAAATAAACTTCCCCTTCCTCCTCGATGAATCTCAGGGACGGCGGTCCATGCCGGGCGTCCGACTTGCCGAAGCCCGGGCGATCGTAGGCGATGACCTGGCGATTCAGTTTTTCCGCCAGGATTTCCGGGAAGCCCCGCCATAAGTCCACGCTGCCCAGAGAGTCGTGAAGCAGGATGACAGGGACCTGGGAGTACGAACCCTCCGGCGTCCACGCCCTGGCGTATATGGTCCCGCCGGGAGCTGTAATTTGAAACTCTCTCGTATTGTTATTCATCATGACGCTTTCGGTCCGTTTTAGCTCATTTTTTTATGTACGATAATTCTATTAACAAATCTTATGGATTTGATCCATGTTTGAAGCCCCTTTGGTTGGCGCCGGTCCCCAAATCAGTTTTCCGGTTGATTTTTTATGTTGATTTTTTATTGACGTGTGGGATTTGGGGCTGATAAAATGTACAAATCCTAATCGGTTGAAACACCCTTACGCATTGCTATATAAACGCACCGAAATGGCTTGACACGGTGTGGCTTTTGATTTATCCTTGCCGGAGGATAGGGACCGCATTTCACTCATTTAGGATTAGGACCAAATCAAAAGGGTAAATTTAAGGCCTCATTACAAGTCATATAGTAATCCTTCACAATACGCCAACAGTAGGTAACTACCCCCTGTTTGTACGATTCTGATATCGGAGACTGCGCCAACATTCAGTTCAGGAATTTCTCCACGGCGCCCGCCCGTTTATCCAACAAACGGGGTCGGCAGACGGCCTTATAATTAATGTACCCGGGGGGGACGCTGTTATCGATTGACGCCTTTTCCGGATGCGGCGCTGTTCTGTATTTGACAATATAATCACCGCCCCCGATAACCCAGATCTTGCAATCTGAATATTTTGAGGAAAAAACATATGGATCAAGAATTCGCCCCAATGAACCTTGGAGCACTAAAAGACAAGAAAATCAATGAGCTCGCGGCTATTGGCAAGTCCTTCAATATCGAAGGCGCGGCCGGCATGCGCAAGCAGGAGCTTATTTTCGCCATCCTCCGGGCCCAGACCGAAAAGAACGGCATGATCCACGGAGAAGGCACCTTGGAAATCCTTCCCGACGGGTTCGGGTTCCTGAGAGCCCCGGACTATAACTATCTGCCCGGACCGGACGACATCTACGTGTCTCCCTCTCAGATCCGCCGCTTCAACCTGCGCACGGGCGACACCGTGGCCGGCCAGATCCGCCAGCCCAAGGAGTCGGAGCGCTACTTCGCCCTGTTGAAGGTGGAGTCCGTCAACTTTGAAGACCCCGAGGTCTCTCGCGACAAGATTCTCTTCGACAACCTGACGCCCTTGTATCCCAACGACCGCATGAACATGGAGCGGGAGGCGGACAATTACTCGGTCAGGATCATCAACCTGCTTACGCCCATCGGATTCGGCCAGCGCGGACTCATCGTGTCTCCGCCCAGAAGCGGCAAGACCATGCTTCTGCAGAATATCGCCAATTCCATCAACGCCAACCACAAGGACGTCTTCCTCATCGTGCTGCTCATCGACGAACGGCCCGAGGAAGTGACGGACATGCAGCGTTCGGTCAAGGCCGAGGTCATCTCCTCCACCTTTGACGAACCGGCCCAGCGCCACGTGCAGGTGGCCGAAATGGTCATTGAAAAGGCCAAACGCCTGGTTGAGCATAAAAAGGACGTGGTCATCCTGCTGGACAGCATCACCCGTCTGGCCAGGGCCTACAATACGGTAGTGCCCCCCAGCGGAAAGATTCTCTCCGGCGGCGTGGACTCCAACGCTTTGCATCGTCCCAAGCGCTTTTTCGGAGCGGCCAGAAACGTGGAGGAAGGCGGCAGCCTGACCATCATCGCCACGGCCCTGATTGACACCGGAAGCCGCATGGACGAAGTCATCTTCGAAGAATTCAAGGGCACGGGCAACTTGGAACTGCAACTGGATCGCCGTCTGGCGGACAAGCGGACCTTCCCGGCCATCGACATCAACCGTTCCGGCACGCGCAAGGAAGAGCTCCTGCTGCCTCCGGAAACCCTCAACCGCGTGTGGATACTCAGAAAACTGCTTTCTTCCCTCAATCCGATCGATTCCATGGAATTTTTACTTGAAAAAATGAAAGGAACGAGCGATAATGAGGATTTCTTGCAGTCGATGAACGGCTGACGGGTTGATCAAGGCATTTTAAGGAGCCAGGAAATATGAAAAAAGACATCCATCCCAAATACGAAACTACTGTTATCCGCTGCGCCTGCGGCGCCACCGTGGAAGCGGGTTCCACCGTCGATGACCTGACCGTGGAAATTTGTTCCCAGTGCCATCCTTTCTTCACCGGCAAGCAAAAGCTGGTGGATACGGCCGGACGCATCGAGCGCTTCCGCAGGAAGTACGCCAAGTTCAATCAGGCCCAGGAAGCCAAACAAGATCAGTAGGTCGCAGGCTTGAGCCTTGCTCGGCAAGGCTGCAAGGTGAATACGCCAAAATCCCGGGGAGCTTTTTCGCCCCCCGGGCATTTTTTTGGCCTTGACACGGGGACGCGCATCCCGTCCGTCGCCGCCGCTCTTAAGCAGTGAGGCGTGGGCTGCATGTTCCTTCGCGTCCCGCCCGGAGTTTATTTATTATCAATTATTC harbors:
- the rho gene encoding transcription termination factor Rho, whose product is MNLGALKDKKINELAAIGKSFNIEGAAGMRKQELIFAILRAQTEKNGMIHGEGTLEILPDGFGFLRAPDYNYLPGPDDIYVSPSQIRRFNLRTGDTVAGQIRQPKESERYFALLKVESVNFEDPEVSRDKILFDNLTPLYPNDRMNMEREADNYSVRIINLLTPIGFGQRGLIVSPPRSGKTMLLQNIANSINANHKDVFLIVLLIDERPEEVTDMQRSVKAEVISSTFDEPAQRHVQVAEMVIEKAKRLVEHKKDVVILLDSITRLARAYNTVVPPSGKILSGGVDSNALHRPKRFFGAARNVEEGGSLTIIATALIDTGSRMDEVIFEEFKGTGNLELQLDRRLADKRTFPAIDINRSGTRKEELLLPPETLNRVWILRKLLSSLNPIDSMEFLLEKMKGTSDNEDFLQSMNG
- the ppdK gene encoding pyruvate, phosphate dikinase, whose protein sequence is MKQQYVYFFGGGMAQGRADMNNLLGGKGANIAEMVNLGLPVPPGFTLTTELCNEFNKRNREYPKSLEKEVEVNLRRLEELAKKKFGDPVDPLLVSVRSGARASMPGMMETVLNVGLTEETIPGMIAKTQNPRFVYDAYRRLIAMYSDVVMEKAEGIEPEDGDSIRNQLEHMLEAVKKKNGYVNDTELSEDDLRKLCAAYKVKVKEVLGAEFPDDPMKQLWGAIGAVFLSWNGKRALAYRRIENLPDDWGTAVNVQAMVFGNTGDKSATGVAFTRNPATGDNNLYGEWLINAQGEDVVAGIRTPYAINKLAKTDANKDLPTLEEAMPKLYQDLMDIREKLETHYRDMQDLEFTIEDNVLYMLQTRVGKRNGPAAIKMAVDMAKSGLIDKDTALKRVKPEQVEEMLHPMVDPEAEKLAEKLGKGLPAGPGGAIGKIVLTADKAMELGEQGRRVILVREETSPEDVHGMKPAQAILTSKGGMTSHAALVARGWGKCCIVGCSAMEIDMKAKTVTFGDKVLKEGDWITMNGTKGVIYEGQLDLVEVDPLSHKEYRTLMTWADKVRTLKIRTNADTPEDAAAAVAFGAQGIGLTRTEHMFFGDRIWAMREMIMAEDIEGRKAALRKLLPMQRQDFTGIFKAMGNRPVTIRLLDPPLHEFLPHDDEAQKEMASRLNTTERRIAAKAESLTEFNPMLGHRGCRLGTIFPEITAMQARAIFEAAADCWAEDIKVKPEVMVPLVGTVGEFENQKAIIDQQAAKVMDEKGITFKYMVGTMIEIPRACLIADQIAQQAEFFSFGTNDLTQMTFGYSRDDAGTFLPHYLERKILAHDPFQSVDQTGVGELMKIGTERGRTTRPKLKIGICGEHGGDPKSVWFCDSIGLDYVSCSPYRVPIARLAAAHAALANGHSVE
- a CDS encoding alpha/beta fold hydrolase produces the protein MMNNNTREFQITAPGGTIYARAWTPEGSYSQVPVILLHDSLGSVDLWRGFPEILAEKLNRQVIAYDRPGFGKSDARHGPPSLRFIEEEGEVYFPWVKSGLSIKKYVLFGHSVGGGMACNIAARDKDCQGVVTAASQAFVEDLTRQGIIKVQKGFEKPGQMERLKKWHGKKALWVLRAWTDTWLSPDFANWSLEDCMKKVFCPVLAIHGDKDEYGSRAFPEFIAGKAAGPSQMLILKDCGHMPHLEKTDEVIGAIEELLKQHGI
- the rpmE gene encoding 50S ribosomal protein L31; the protein is MKKDIHPKYETTVIRCACGATVEAGSTVDDLTVEICSQCHPFFTGKQKLVDTAGRIERFRRKYAKFNQAQEAKQDQ